A region of Cheilinus undulatus linkage group 10, ASM1832078v1, whole genome shotgun sequence DNA encodes the following proteins:
- the tbx22 gene encoding LOW QUALITY PROTEIN: T-box transcription factor TBX22 (The sequence of the model RefSeq protein was modified relative to this genomic sequence to represent the inferred CDS: substituted 1 base at 1 genomic stop codon), with translation MSWDNEPSAGRSXSSNGYRTKRRMGSSAKMQGLSSRAHAFSVEALVGKPCKRMKVSEAHETSSAGGTAKDTSIFGLSDYPVSQMKKAGSTPRRTADTSCDPESQTVRTPTEESELSGEESGPKERELRTDRSEVRVELQGSELWKRFYEIGTEMIITKAGRRMFPSVRVKVRNLDPCQQYYIAMDVMPVDSKRYRYVYHSSQWMVAGNTDHSCISPRLYVHPDSPCAGETWMRQVISFDRVKLTNNEMDDKGHIILQSMHKYKPRVHIIRHDPRVDLSQIQSLPAEGVHSFSFPETEFTTVTAYQNQQITKLKIDRNPFAKGFRDPGRNRGVLDGLLESYPWRGPLSLDLKPFTIQLQGSSGSTTSGMKSLLPLSSSSSSHPFSVSAISCQDVALHTLTLPLYSKSSTTSPASPLPSRSFSPMGGDRLRGLPPLSPLVDLPLLSALQAKKSHSRDPCLHASPGGSHCLFPLHSPLSPQGPSLLPHLSDTAGPYCLYRYSFPLSPQLAAISRHAKLAEDTTDCLLRQSPWHPTTNHCL, from the exons ATGAGCTGGGATAACGAACCCTCCGCGGGACGAAGCTAGAGTTCAAACGGTTATAGGACTAAAAGAAGGATGGGATCTTCCGCAAAGATGCAGGGTCTCAGCTCCCGGGCTCACGCCTTCTCGGTGGAGGCACTTGTTGGGAAACCCTGCAAGAGGATGAAAGTGTCGGAGGCGCACGAGACAAGTTCAGCTGGAGGCACCGCCAAGGACACAAGCATCTTTG GCCTGAGCGACTATCCAGTCAGCCAGATGAAGAAAGCAGGTTCAACGCCGAGGAGGACAGCGGACACTTCCTGTGACCCGGAGAGTCAGACAGTCAGAACACCGACTGAGGAGTCCGAGCTCAGCGGAGAGGAGAGCGGGCCGAAGGAGAGAGAGTTACGCACGGACAGATCGGAGGTCCGCGTGGAGCTGCAGGGCTCCGAGCTGTGGAAGAGGTTCTACGAGATCGGCACCGAGATGATCATCACGAAAGCCGGCAG GAGGATGTTTCCCTCTGTGCGCGTAAAAGTGCGCAACCTGGACCCGTGCCAGCAGTATTATATTGCAATGGACGTGATGCCCGTGGACTCCAAACGctacag GTATGTGTACCACAGCTCGCAGTGGATGGTGGCTGGAAACACGGATCACTCCTGCATCTCACCCCGGCTGTACGTGCACCCGGATTCCCCGTGCGCAGGAGAGACTTGGATGCGTCAGGTCATCAGCTTTGACCGGGTCAAACTCACAAACAACGAAATGGACGATAAGGGACAT ATTATTCTACAGTCAATGCACAAATACAAACCCCGTGTGCACATCATCCGACACGACCCCCGTGTAGACCTGTCACAGATCCAGTCTCTTCCAGCTGAAGGAGTCCACAGTTTTTCCTTCCCCGAGACCGAGTTCACCACCGTCACCGCCTATCAGAACCAACAG ATCACAAAACTAAAGATCGACAGGAACCCATTCGCCAAGGGCTTCAGAGATCCTGGGAGGAACAG agGAGTGTTGGATGGTTTGTTGGAGTCGTATCCATGGAGAGGCCCTCTCAGCCTGGACTTAAAGCCATTCACCATACAGCTCCAAG GAAGCTCAGGGTCGACGACCAGCGGCATGAAGagtctcctccctctctcctcttcttcatcgTCTCATCCCTTCTCTGTCTCCGCCATCTCCTGCCAGGACGTCGCCCTTCACACgctcactcttcctctctacAGTAAAAGCTCCACCACCTCGCCTGCCTCCCCGCTGCCCAGCAGATCCTTCTCCCCCATGGGAGGAGACAGACTGAGAGGCCTCCCTCCGCTGTCCCCGCTGGTAgatcttcctctcctctctgcactGCAGGCAAAGAAATCCCACTCCAGGGACCCGTGCCTTCATGCCTCTCCGGGAGGGTCTCACTGCCTCTTCCCCCTCCACAGCCCCCTCAGCCCTCAGGGGCCGTCTCTGCTCCCTCATCTCTCTGACACTGCGGGCCCCTACTGTCTCTACCGCTACAGCTTCCCCCTGAGCCCCCAACTTGCTGCTATTTCCCGGCACGCCAAACTAGCAGAGGACACCACAGACTGTCTGCTGCGCCAGTCTCCGTGGCACCCGACCACCAACCACTGCCTCTGA